Genomic DNA from Aminobacterium mobile DSM 12262:
TCAACAATGTAAAATTCATGCTTTTTCATAATCCAACCCTCCTTTCTTATGACAAGCAACATTTAAATATGGTCTTCTACATACCTTAACATATTCTTTTATGTCGTAAGCTCTCTTTTAAGCGGGAATCGTGAAAAAATGTCCTTGACATTTCTTGACGAGTAGAGTAACACTATAACTATATTTCGTAACACAAATCTTAAAAATCTTCAGAGGGGGATACAAAAAGTGAAGGATCACAAAATGTGGCGGAGTTTTGTTTTTGCCTCGGTTTTATGTAGTATCTTCTTTATGGCGACCTCGTCATGGGCTCATTTCCAAGTTATTCTACCTGATCAAAATATCGTAACTCAAAATGGGGTTAAAGATATCAATATTTCTCTGCTTTTCACTCATCCTTTCGAGCAGCATCTCATGGACATGGAAAAGCCCGCACAGTTTGGAGTGTTAGCACGCGGAGAAAAGACAGATCTTTTATCAACCCTTACGTCCGAAAAATCTAAAGACAACATGAGAACGTGGAAGGCAACATATCAGATAAAACGACCTGGTGACCATGTTTTTTATGTAGAGCCTGCTCCATATTGGGAACCTGCTGAAGATACATATATTATCCACTACACTAAAACTGTGGTCAATGCGTTTGGCATGGAGGAAGGATGGGATGAAACCGTCGGCCTTCGAGCAGAAATTATACCTCTGACTCGTCCCTATGGCCTTTGGGCAGGAAATGTTTTTCAAGGGAGAGTAGTTGTAGATGGGAAGCCAGCAGCGGATCTCGATGTAGAAGTAGAGTTTTATAACGACAGCCAAGACGTAAAAGCTCCTGCCGATCCTTTCATTACGCAAGTGGTTCGAACAGATGATCAAGGAGTGTTCACATACGCTATGCCGTGGTCAGGTTGGTGGGGCTTTGCTGCTCTTGCGGAAGCGCCAGAAACAAAGAAATCTCCAGACGGCACAAAGGACGCAGCTATTGAGCTCGGAGCTGTTTTATGGGTAAAGACGGTGAATAGAAACTAATGCATATAGCTGAAGGTGTACTTTCTCTTCCTGTTTTAGCTACAGGAGCTGCAGGTGCAATTGCAGGCATTGCCATAGGGCTTAAAAAGATGGATATGGAGACGGTTCCTCGAGCAGGAATCGTCTCTGCTGCTCTTTTTGTAGCATCACTTATACATGTAAACTTAGGAGCTACCAGTGTCCATCTTGTCCTGAATGGCATAGGAGGTTTGCTTTTAGGTTTTTGCCTTTTCCCCGCCTATGTAGTTGCCCTTTTTTTGCAGGCAGTCTTATTCCAATTTGGTGGCATTGTTGTTCTCGGAGTCAACACATGTACGATGGCATTTTCAGGAGTCCTTGGAGGATTGATGGGGCGATATATTCTTCGAGTCGGTTGGTCTCCATGGCTAGCCGGCGCTACAGCAGGAGCTGTAGGAGTTATGGGAGCGGCATTGTTCACAGCTACTGCTTTAGCGGCCAGTGGTGAAGCTTTTTTCACCTCGGCTCGCCTCATTCTCATAGCCCATGTTCCAATCATTGCCATAGAGGCGAGTGTGGGCGCTTTCATTATGATGTATGTGGCCCGAGTTATGCCATTTGTAGTGGAGGGAATGAAAAGATGAAAAAACGGTCTCTGGTAATAGCCTTGGTCTTCTCTTTATTTTTCTTGCCAACAGAAGCCTTGGCTCATAAGCTTAATGTCTTTGCCTACTTTGAAAATGGAGCTATTGTAGGAGAGGCCTATTTCAATGATGGCGCTCCCGTACAAAACTCTCCTATAAAGGTGGAAGAAACTTCTACTAATAAGCTTCTTGTTGAAGGAGAAACAGATGAAAGGGGACAATTTTCAATACCCCTTCCTACCGGAAAATATGCTGAAATTAAAGTTTCAGTAAGTGGGGGTATGGGACATATGGGGCAAACAACCATCGACTTGACACCCTCCTCCTCTTCAAGTACATCCATAGAAAAAGCGGAAGAAAAAAACAGTGATACGAAAAGAGAAATTTCTACTTTCTCTTCGGAGATTTCTGAGGAACAGTTTTCTCAGCTCGTCCAGAAAGCTGTCAAAGCAGAGACCGCCCCTCTTCGAGAGGAGCTCTTCCAACTACGGAAAGAACTTTCAAAGCCAAAGTTCACAGAGATTATAGGTGGGATTGGTTATATTATTGGGTTAGTAGGGGTTCTACTTTGGATCGGAGGACATCGAAGGCATGCACAGTAACAACCTGCCATCTTTAACGTACGATTTTAACTCTTCAGAGAGTTTTTTAACCAGAATACCGGCAAGTGCCAAGATCATGCTGGTCTTGGCCTTTGCCCTTTGTATAGCCTTGCTCTCATCTGTTTCAGCACAACTTTTTCTTCTTGGCTATAGCTTCATGCTTATTTTCCTCGCTAAAATTCAACTACGAGCCCTCATAAAACGCGTTCTTTCCCTTGACGGCTTTCTTATCTTCCTTTGGTTAACATTGCCTTTTTCAGGGCCTCATGGTGTAGAGTTAGCGCTCTCTATCACTATTAGAACCCATGCCGCTGTTTTCGCATTTATGGCTCTTTTGGGTACGACAAGTATGGGAGAGTTGCTCTATGGGCTCCGAGCCCTGGCTATTCCGCAAAAGCTTGTTCTGCTACTTCATTTCACATATCGATATGCGAGAGTTTTTGTAGAGGAAGCCGAAAAAATCTATACGTCCATGACCCTTCGCATGTTTCATCCATCTCTTTCCCTTGGAACACTCCGATCCTATGGAAACTTAATAGGGATGCTTCTTGTACGGAGTATCCTTCGGAGTGAACGGGTTGCTCACGCCATGGAATTAAGGGGATTTGATGGTTCTTTTCATTTTCTTGAATCTCCAGCATCGCCCAAAGAAGGGGACAATTTTCGTTTAGGAGTCCTTTACATCCTTTTAGCGGGGTGCTTCATTCTATGACATCTTTTCTCTCTCTCCAGAACATATCTTTTGCTTATCCTAGCTCTGAACCTCTTTTCTCTCGTCTTAACCTTAATCTTTATCGAGAGGGAAAAATATTTATACGTGGCCGAAATGGCGCTGGAAAAACCACGCTTTTTTCGCTAATTATGGGACTTTTAAAACCTACAGAAGGATCTATCCTCCTTGAAGGAAATCCGATTAAAACAAAAAAAGACATTCGCCATCTCCGGCGAAAAGTAGGACTCTTATTTCAAGATCCTGATGATCAGCTTTTTTGTCCAACCCTTCTTGATGACATCCTCTTCGGGCCTCTCAATTTAGGAATGGAGAAAGAGGAAGCCATGGACTCTGCCATGAAAGCTATGAAAGTTTTAAATATTGTTTCCCTTGCTTCGTACCCTCCTTATGCCCTTTCTGGGGGACAAAAACGCTTGGGAGCTCTTGCTGCGCTTCTTTCGATGAAACCAGAACTGCTTCTTCTCGACGAGCCCTCTAACGGTCTTGATGAAGAGGCATGGGAAAACCTCGTCTCCGTTTTACAAAAACTCCCTATAGCCCTCGTAATAGCCTCCCATGATATCCCCTTTCTAGAGCAGGTAACTCATAAAGGCTACGAAATGAAGAAAGGGTACCTCCTCTCCTT
This window encodes:
- the cbiQ gene encoding cobalt ECF transporter T component CbiQ; the protein is MHSNNLPSLTYDFNSSESFLTRIPASAKIMLVLAFALCIALLSSVSAQLFLLGYSFMLIFLAKIQLRALIKRVLSLDGFLIFLWLTLPFSGPHGVELALSITIRTHAAVFAFMALLGTTSMGELLYGLRALAIPQKLVLLLHFTYRYARVFVEEAEKIYTSMTLRMFHPSLSLGTLRSYGNLIGMLLVRSILRSERVAHAMELRGFDGSFHFLESPASPKEGDNFRLGVLYILLAGCFIL
- a CDS encoding DUF4198 domain-containing protein, with the protein product MKDHKMWRSFVFASVLCSIFFMATSSWAHFQVILPDQNIVTQNGVKDINISLLFTHPFEQHLMDMEKPAQFGVLARGEKTDLLSTLTSEKSKDNMRTWKATYQIKRPGDHVFYVEPAPYWEPAEDTYIIHYTKTVVNAFGMEEGWDETVGLRAEIIPLTRPYGLWAGNVFQGRVVVDGKPAADLDVEVEFYNDSQDVKAPADPFITQVVRTDDQGVFTYAMPWSGWWGFAALAEAPETKKSPDGTKDAAIELGAVLWVKTVNRN
- the cbiM gene encoding cobalt transporter CbiM, coding for MHIAEGVLSLPVLATGAAGAIAGIAIGLKKMDMETVPRAGIVSAALFVASLIHVNLGATSVHLVLNGIGGLLLGFCLFPAYVVALFLQAVLFQFGGIVVLGVNTCTMAFSGVLGGLMGRYILRVGWSPWLAGATAGAVGVMGAALFTATALAASGEAFFTSARLILIAHVPIIAIEASVGAFIMMYVARVMPFVVEGMKR
- a CDS encoding energy-coupling factor ABC transporter ATP-binding protein; protein product: MTSFLSLQNISFAYPSSEPLFSRLNLNLYREGKIFIRGRNGAGKTTLFSLIMGLLKPTEGSILLEGNPIKTKKDIRHLRRKVGLLFQDPDDQLFCPTLLDDILFGPLNLGMEKEEAMDSAMKAMKVLNIVSLASYPPYALSGGQKRLGALAALLSMKPELLLLDEPSNGLDEEAWENLVSVLQKLPIALVIASHDIPFLEQVTHKGYEMKKGYLLSLN